The genomic region GGGCGCGGCGAGCGGCGTGGCCACCGGCAGCTTGAGGATGGAGCCCGCGGCTTCCGTCCAGTACAGGTGGGTGCCGTCGGTCGCGATGGCCATCGGCTCGTTGCGGTTGAAGGCCATCAACTGCTCGCCGCCGCCGTCCAGTGACGCGCGCATCACCACGCCGCCCGCGCGGCGCTCCACCCAGTAGGCGAAGCGGCCGTCCGACGCGGTGCCGGACAGGTTGAAGCGCGAGGGGGGCGTGAGCGGGTGCTCCGCGTTGAGGAAGTCCTCCATCACCTGCTTGCGGAACGGGATGAACGTCTGGGTGAGCGCGCTGGAGAGGAAGAACCGGTTGCCGTCCGGGCCCGGCTCCTGGAACTCCAGGTTGTGGATGAAGCCCGCGGCGCTGGGGAAGCGCAGGGTGCTGCCGTCCGGCAGGGTGCCCACGTCCGCGCTGTCGCTGCGCTGATGACAGCCACTGCAGGACAGCGCCTGCGCCCGGGCGACAATCTGCGTGGGCGTCAGGTCGCTGCCAATCATGTCGAGCCGGGACTGGATGTCATTGCGGAAGCCGCTGGGCCCGGTCCCGAAGCGCAGGCTGTACTCGTCCACGGCATTGAAGGTGCTGGAGTCGCCCTGGGCGGCGTTGAATTGATCCGGCACCGCGTAGTTGAAGGTGTTGAGGTTGTTGGTGGCCAGCGCGGGCACCTGGGTGAGGAAGTGCGCGCGGAAGCTGGCGGCCAGCGGGTGCGTGGAGGCGGGGTTGAACAGCTCGCCGAACGGGTTGGTCTTCACCGTCACCGGGGCGAACTTCAGGGTGCACACCCCGCCCGGGCACTGCCGCTGGAGCTTGAACTCCTTGAGCACCCACAGGGGCTCGATGAACACGTTGAAGCGCACCTGGCCGGTGCCGTCCGGGTTGAGGCCGTAGTTGTTGATGTGGAACACCGGCGAGAAGCCGGGCAGGCCCGTGAAGTAGAAGTCGCGCAGGGCAATGCCGCGGTCGGTGACGTTCTTCGCGCTCAGGTCGCGCCAGAAGGTCTGCACGGGGCGGCAGCCGTCGAGCCCCAGGTCCGGACGGGGATTGGGAAGCGAGGCCTCCAGGATGAGGAAGGCGCGGCCCGCGCCTCCGGACGTCTTGCCGAAGACGACCCGGTATTCACCGCAGTGGGCCCCGGAGACGGGCGCCAGGTCGAAGCGGTTGAAGAGGCCGATGGCGGAGTAGGAGTTGAGGGTCGTGGGGCTGTTGGCCGCCGCCTGGGCGCCCTCCTGGGGACGGCAGCCATACGGAAAGCCGTTGAGCGAGCCTCCGTTGTCATTGCAGTGCGCCCCCGGCTGCAGGTCCGGCTGGCCGGGGGAGGGGTTCTGCGTGTCCCAGAGCTGGCGGAAGAGCTGGGTGGCGTTGAGCCCCGTGCCCCCGTTCTGGGTGACGAGCTGCTGCAGGACGTTGGAGAGGGCGAAGTGGGCCAGGATGGAGGCCTCCGTCACCGCCACGGACTTGCGCCCGTCGACCGTCTGGGAGGCCAGGGCCGTCAACTCCCGCGCCTGCGAGGTGATGCCAATGCCTCCCCGCTCGGAGAAGGGCGCGGAGGGAGTGGACTCGGCGTCAACGGTTCCGGGCGGCTGACAGCCGGTCCCCAGGAGGGCTCCCGCGGCGAGGAGCGCGCGCGACCAGTGCTTGAACATGTCAGGTCTTCCTTTGGATTAGAGCGGAGGCGACTGGGGCTGGGGGACGTCCACCTTGAGCAGGAACATGTCGCGGCTGCCCTGGTGCTGGCGGCCGGGCACGAGCGCGCCCTCGGTGTGGCCCGCCAGGAAGACCCTTCCGCACGGGTCCACCCAGATGGCCGTCGCCTGATCATTGCCGGCGGTGCCGCGCTGCCACGTTCCCCGCAGGCGCCCGTCCGCGCTGAAGCGCAGCACGAACAGGTCCCGGGCACCCTGGTTGGTGAAGCCCGGGAAGCTGCCCTGGGTGGCGCCCGCGACGTAGAGGTCGCCGTTGGGCGCGCGGGCGAGCGCGGTGACCAGCTCACTGCCCGCCGTGCCCACCGTCCGCAGCCACTGGACCTGTCCGTCGGCGGGGTTGAGCTGCGCGACGAAGATGTCCACCTCTCCCGCGTTGGGGACGCCCGGCTCCAGGGGCATCTGGCTGGAGCCCGCGAGGATGAGCTGGTTGTCGGGCGTCAGCAGCAGCTCGTCCGCCTCGGTGGCCACGGGCGCGATGACGCTCGTCCAGACGACACCGCCATCCGCGGGGTTGAGGCGCCGGACGAACGCGCCGCCGGGCCCCTCGCTGTCGGCGAAGAACTTGAAGCCGGACGCGAACAGCGCGTCCCCGCTGGGGCTGGCCGTGAAGCCCGTCAGCCGGTCCGGGTTGGACTCCACGGTGGACGCGAACTTCCAGGCCGCGCTGGAGGAGAAGCCATTGCCGTCCCGGTTGATGCGGGTGACGAAGCCATTCTCCGAGTCCAGCACCACGCGGTTCTCGACGTACAGGTCCTCGTAGCCGGCGACGAACACGCTGCCATTGGGATGGACGGCGACCTTCAGCGGATGCTGCGGGCGCTCGTTGCCCTGCTGCACGGTCCGCTTCTTGTTGCCCTTGGCATCCAGCTGCGACACGAAGAGGTCGAACTGTCCCCGGTTGGTGGAGTTCTCCAGCGCGCCCGTGGTGCGGCCCACCACCGTCAGCAGCCCCAGGGACTCGTTGCCCACGATGTGCTCGGCGACGTCCGTGCCCCCCGTGTCCACGACCTCCGTGCGGTCCAGCGACCCGTTGGGGTTGAAGCGCAGCACCACCGCCCGCGAGTTGTCCGAGGGCTCGATGTTCGTCTTGCCCAGGCTCCCGCGGTCATAGCCCGCGACATAGACGGCGCCGGAGCTGCCGGCCCAGACGGAGAGCGCCTCGTCCGCGCTGGCGGTGCCGCCCTGGTAGTCCTGCTGCCAGGCCGTCTGGCACGTGCCCGCGGGCTCCTCGGGTTCGTCGTCACCCGTACAGCCCACCGTCCCCAGCACGCCCATGGCCATCACCAGCCCCCACCCCTTGCGCGTGCTCCGGCTCTCTCTGTGTTGCGACACTGACCACCACCTGTTGTTGTTTGTGCGGGGCATGGACCATCCATGCAATGGAAGACACGGGATGCGGGAGCGGGGCCTCAAGGCGCGGCGGAGTTGCGGGCCTGGGCCTGCATCTCCAGGCGGATCTGCTCCTCCTGGGTGCGGCGGCGCTGCTCCTCCTGCGCCATCCACCCGGTGAGCTTCTCCATGTTGGTGCCCCGGGCGCGCTCACCCAACGCGAGCGCCCGCTGCATGTCGTGCTCCGCCAGCAGGCGGTACATCTCCATCTTCCCGCCCGCGAGCATGTAGCGGCGCTCGGTGTCCTGGGCGCCGAAGATGTTCTGCTGGAGGATGATGTCCTCGGCGTGCGCGAGCAGCTGGTCGCGCTGGGGGTTGTCCTTCCACGCGAGCGCGGCCTTGAAGTAGTCCACCTCCATCAGCCGCTCGTACTGCTCCTGGGGCTGCACCTCGCCGCGGCCTGGATCCTTCAGGCGGTCGGCCATGGTCTTCATCATCTCCGGCCCGGAGAGCAGCTTGCGGTACTCGTCGCGGCCCTGCGCGTCGAGCAGCACGTGCTTGTGGTAGTGCATGAACAGCCCCAGCGGCTTGTTGTCCTCCAGCGCCTGGGCGATCAGCTCCTTGGGCATCAGCGGAGGGCGCTCGGTGCCAGGGGGCGGTGCCTCCGCCTCGAGCAGGGGAGGCGCCTTCTCACGGGGACGCGGCGGGATGGGGGCCGCCGCGGCGGGCGGGGCGGCGGGCGGGCGCGGGGCCTCGGCCACGGGGGCGGCTTCAGGCGCGGGCGCTTCCTCTCCCGTCCAGAGCCAGACGCCTCCCACGACCGCCAGCAGGGCCAACCCCAGGACCATCCACGAACGGCTGCGCTTCATGGTGCTCTCCTCCCAACCAAGACATCCAGGACCAGCGGGCCCGGGGCCCACGACGGGCCCCGGGCGGACTGCGTGTGACGGGGGACGCTTCCGGGCGCTACTGGGGGAGCGCTTCGGCGGGGATGCCGCGGTACAGGATGATGCGGTTCATGTACTCGACGTCGTCGTTCTGGAAGCGGGCGGAGCCGACGAGGAAGCCCTGCGCGACGAGGACGTTGGAGACGGGGTCGCGCGCTTCCGGCTTGAGGTTGTAGACCTTGCCGGAGTGGGTGCCCTGCTCCACGGAGACGATGGCGTCCGGCGTGCCATCCGCGCGCAGCAGCTCATCCCCCACCTTGAGCGTCTGGGCCTGCACCATCCGGCCCTCGCGGTTGAGGACGGGGTGCTCGTTGGTGACGCGCAGCTCACCGCCAGACGCGGTGCGCAGGTTGAAGATGATGTGCTCGCTGTCCCGGGTCTCGGACGTGTAGCTGTACACCTTGCCCTGGGCGAGCTGGGGCGCGTCCAGCGTGGAGTCGGGGCTCAGCGTGACGACGTCCTCGCGGCCCTGCTTCATGGCCTCCAGGATGTTCGCGTCGCCGCCGCTGAACAGCACGCGCTGATCCGGCGTGTAGCAGGAGGACTCGCAGTAGGCGACGACGAAGAAGCTGCTGCTGTTGGGCACCGGCGTCCCCGTGCCCGCCGGGTTGCTGTAGAGGCGGCAGTCGTCGGGGTTGGTGGGGTGCGGGAAGAGCTGCGTGCCCGTGCCCACGGAGGCGACGTTCTCGAAGGTGGGGTACAGGGGCCTGGGCCGGGTGGCCGTGTGGGACCACTTGAAGTAGTTGGCCGTCGCGCCGGTGGTCTCCTGCGACACGGTGTAGAGCGGCGTCGCGTCGAAGGTGCCCCACGCGTGGTAGAAGTTGACGTTCCACTGGAACGCGCTTCCGGAGAAGGACTTGTCACCCAGCGGGTTCACCGCGGTGTTGACCTCCTTGTAGTCCTTGGCGAACTGGAAGGTCGAATCGAACGCGCGCGAGGACAGGAACCACGCCTCGGGGTTGAGGACGTTGCGGATGAGCCCGCACTTGCGCGCCCGCTCGATGCGGATGGCGGCCTGCGCGGGCGTGAGGCTGTCGGTGCTGCAACGCCACTCCTGCAAAGGCTCGGCTTGCGCCGCCAGCGGGAAGAGGGACAGTGCCGCCAGCGCGGCGAGGGGACGTGAAAGGGATGAGGTCATCCTGCTTGCTCCTTGGGTGTTCAGGGACACGGCCAGACAACAGACACCGGGGCGCTACTGCGGCAACACGTCGGCGGGGACGCCGCGGTACAGCAGGACGCGGTTCATGTATTCGATGTCGTCGTTCTGGAAGCGGGCGGAGCCGACGAGGAAGCCCTGGGCGACGAGGATGTTGGAGACGGGGTCACGCGCCTCCGGCTTGAGGTTGTAGACCTTGCCGAAGTGGGTGCTCTTCTCCACGGAGACGATGGCGTCCGGCGTGCCGTCCTGGCGCAGGAGCTCATCCCCCACCTTGAGCGTCTGGGCCTGCACCAGCCGGCCCTCGCGGGTGACGACGGGGTGCTCGTTGGTGACCTTCAGCTCGCCGCCGGACGCGGTGCGCAGGTGGTAGAGCAGGTGCTCGCTGTCCCGGGTCTCGGACGTGTAGCTGTACACCTTGCCCTGGGTGAGCTGGAGGTCATCCAGCGTGGCATTGGCGCCCAGGGTGATGACGTCCTCGCGGCCCTGCTTCATGGCCTCCACGAGGTTCTTCTCCCCGTCGCTGAACAGCACGCGCTGGTCCGGCGCGTAGCAGGACGACTCGCAGTAGGCGATGACGTAGAAGTTGGAGGGCCAGACGGTGGTGCCCGCCGCGTCCGCGTAAAGGTTGCAGTCGTTCAGCGTGGGGTGCGGAAAGAGCTGCGTGCCGCTGCCGGCCACCGGGCTGTTCTCGAAGGAGGGGTAGAGCGTGCGGGGGCGGGTGCTGGTGTGCGTCCACTTGAAGTAGTTCGCCGTGGGGCCGGTCGTCTCCGGGGCCACCGTGTACATGGGCGTGTTGGCGTACTTCGAGAACGCGTAATAGTAATTGACGTTGTACTGGTTGAGGTTGCCCGTCCAGGCGCGGTTGGTGTTGAACTCCTTGTATTCCTTGGCCCAGTCGAAGTTCGTGTCGAAGGCCTTGCCCGACAGGAACCACGCGTTCGGGCCCGCCGGGTTGAGGTTCTGGGTGAGGCCGCACTTGCGGGCCCACTCGATGCGCGCCTGGGCCTGCTCCGGGGTGAGGCTGTCGACGCTGCAACGCCATTCCTGCATGGGTTCAGCGACCGCGGCGGCGGGCAGGAGGGTGAGGACCGCGACCTTCAGGAAGGGGGAAGGGGAAGGCTTGCGCATGTGGGACCCATCGCGTGAGCGGTTGAAGGGAACAGCGGAGCTGGGAGGAAGGAGGCCCCCCTGGCAGGGGGGCCGGTGACGCGTCGCTGGGAGGGCTACTTCACCTTCGCCATGACGACGCCGGGGTTGCGGTTCTCCGTCCAGACGACGTGGCCGCCGCCCGCGGAGATGCTGTTGATGCTGAAGGCCGCGGCGAAGGTG from Corallococcus macrosporus harbors:
- a CDS encoding Hint domain-containing protein; this encodes MTSSLSRPLAALAALSLFPLAAQAEPLQEWRCSTDSLTPAQAAIRIERARKCGLIRNVLNPEAWFLSSRAFDSTFQFAKDYKEVNTAVNPLGDKSFSGSAFQWNVNFYHAWGTFDATPLYTVSQETTGATANYFKWSHTATRPRPLYPTFENVASVGTGTQLFPHPTNPDDCRLYSNPAGTGTPVPNSSSFFVVAYCESSCYTPDQRVLFSGGDANILEAMKQGREDVVTLSPDSTLDAPQLAQGKVYSYTSETRDSEHIIFNLRTASGGELRVTNEHPVLNREGRMVQAQTLKVGDELLRADGTPDAIVSVEQGTHSGKVYNLKPEARDPVSNVLVAQGFLVGSARFQNDDVEYMNRIILYRGIPAEALPQ
- a CDS encoding Hint domain-containing protein, with the translated sequence MRKPSPSPFLKVAVLTLLPAAAVAEPMQEWRCSVDSLTPEQAQARIEWARKCGLTQNLNPAGPNAWFLSGKAFDTNFDWAKEYKEFNTNRAWTGNLNQYNVNYYYAFSKYANTPMYTVAPETTGPTANYFKWTHTSTRPRTLYPSFENSPVAGSGTQLFPHPTLNDCNLYADAAGTTVWPSNFYVIAYCESSCYAPDQRVLFSDGEKNLVEAMKQGREDVITLGANATLDDLQLTQGKVYSYTSETRDSEHLLYHLRTASGGELKVTNEHPVVTREGRLVQAQTLKVGDELLRQDGTPDAIVSVEKSTHFGKVYNLKPEARDPVSNILVAQGFLVGSARFQNDDIEYMNRVLLYRGVPADVLPQ